Below is a genomic region from Spirosoma radiotolerans.
CCGACGCAGTCCTCCGGGTCGAATTTGCGGGGTCTCAGTCAGTTACAACAGGAGGGATTGTAAATTTCATCTCAAAAAAATTCGATAAAGGAACAAACTTTGACTTAACCACCGACAAGTTTACCGCGCCATCCGCTGGTTATTATCTCATAAACTTTAACGTTAACTGCGGGACTCCTGAAATATTAGGCTACGCAACAGGGCGGTTTGCTTTTCTGGTTGTCAATGGAACAGGCGATCGAATTTTATTCAATGACAATGTCATTGCAGGTTCTGGCTTTGCCCGCACTACTCCCGCTTTGTTAAATCTTAATGCCGGAGATACTGTCTGGATAACCGTTGGTGATGCCGGCGGTGGAAGTACTGGTGGTTGGCGGTTTGGTTCGGCCATTCTGGAAATCACCAAACTATCCAATTAGGCCGTGCCTTCGGGCTTTGTCGGTACGATCATCCTGTTTCGGGCAATGCGTAAAAACTGCCCGAGCCTCAGCCTTCCACCTGGTACGAAGGCAACCCGTTCTTTTCAGTTCCAGGCAGATTCAGTCATTCAGTAGAAGATAATACAGATTTTAACTCATAATTCGATGATGGGGATTTTTACCAAAAAACACAGGTTCGGGATCGTTCTGACATTTGTGTTGACCGTCATAGCCCAGTGGGTACACGCTCAGTCCGGCAGTTTTGGCAGCACCTTTGCGCACACAAAAGCCGAAACGGCTATTTATAAGCAGCACAACTTCGTGACCGGCAGCGGCACCATCAACGCCGGGATCATCGGGTCGGAGCGGCAACCCATTATCGGGATGTACAGCTTTGTTAACCCCAACGGCACCTGGATCAACGCTAGCAGCACGGCGTTTGTGGATGGCTACGTGCGTACCTACCAATCCGGTGCGTTTACCTTCCCCATCGGCGATAACAATAAATACCGCCCGGCTGCGGTTTCGGCCTCGTCGAGTTCGGCGCCCACCACGGCGGCCTATTTCGGCGTCGATCCAAGTCTGGCCACCACCAGCAACCTGATGGGCGGCAACTACGGCGTGTTGCCCGCAGGCGGCCCGTTTTCCACTGCCTCCAAAGCAACGGGCGTCGGCGTGGTTGATAACGTCGAATACTGGGACATCGACGGCAACACCCCGGCTAAAATTACGCTGACCTGGGATGCCAACACGCCCATCAGTGCCATGGTCGGTGCCAACCTGAACAACCTGACCATTGTCGGTTGGGATGGTACCCAATGGGTCGCCATTCCCTCGACGGTGGATGCTAGCTCTTTGGCGCAGAATACCAGTGCTAGTACCTTCAATGGCCTGAGTGCATCGGTGACGG
It encodes:
- a CDS encoding C1q-like domain-containing protein encodes the protein MKTTINILLALFVFVAGSLVARAQVKIGDNPTTIHAGSVLELESTNQGLRMPKIALTNTTTWAPMLGSGTVPAAPGMHVYNTNPNITSTNTSYPTLAAKIGEYYWDGTGWVAIGGTQSTDAVLRVEFAGSQSVTTGGIVNFISKKFDKGTNFDLTTDKFTAPSAGYYLINFNVNCGTPEILGYATGRFAFLVVNGTGDRILFNDNVIAGSGFARTTPALLNLNAGDTVWITVGDAGGGSTGGWRFGSAILEITKLSN